One Halioglobus japonicus DNA segment encodes these proteins:
- the cofE gene encoding coenzyme F420-0:L-glutamate ligase, with product MSGSLQLTALVDFPRVQPGDDLAKMLTDSLAHNGLELQAGDVLVLAQKIVSKAEDCYVRLADVEPSAQAHELAAKADKDPRQAELILRESNEIVRVRPGVVIVEHRNGYVHANAGIDKSNIETAPDDPRVLLLPHDADASAARLRAELGQTCGAAPHIIINDSAGRAWRNGTVGIAIGTAGFDPLFNQVGELDMFGNVLEVTEAAVADELAAAASFIMGQAAEACPVVHVRGARLRAAETNSRVLLRDKAMDMFR from the coding sequence ATGAGCGGCTCCCTCCAGCTGACCGCCCTGGTGGATTTTCCCAGGGTGCAGCCCGGCGATGACCTCGCCAAGATGCTGACTGACAGCCTGGCCCACAACGGGCTTGAGCTACAGGCAGGCGATGTATTGGTGTTGGCGCAGAAAATCGTCTCCAAGGCGGAGGATTGCTACGTCCGCCTGGCAGATGTGGAGCCCAGTGCCCAGGCGCATGAACTCGCAGCAAAAGCCGATAAAGACCCCCGCCAAGCCGAACTCATTCTCCGGGAGAGCAATGAAATTGTGCGGGTGCGTCCCGGCGTAGTTATCGTCGAACACCGCAACGGTTACGTGCACGCCAATGCCGGTATCGACAAGTCCAATATCGAAACTGCCCCGGATGACCCGCGGGTGTTGCTGTTGCCGCATGACGCCGATGCGTCTGCCGCCAGACTGCGTGCCGAACTCGGCCAGACCTGTGGCGCTGCGCCCCATATCATTATCAATGACAGTGCCGGCCGCGCCTGGCGCAACGGCACCGTGGGCATTGCCATTGGCACTGCCGGGTTTGACCCGCTGTTCAATCAGGTGGGTGAGCTGGATATGTTCGGCAACGTGCTCGAGGTGACCGAGGCGGCAGTTGCCGATGAACTTGCTGCGGCGGCATCCTTTATCATGGGGCAGGCCGCAGAGGCCTGTCCGGTCGTGCATGTGCGCGGTGCACGGCTCCGTGCCGCCGAGACCAACTCTCGGGTCCTGTTGCGCGATAAGGCGATGGACATGTTCCGCTAA
- the cofD gene encoding 2-phospho-L-lactate transferase, whose product MAEPVSKTLALSGGVGGAKLCLGLASELAGPDLDILVNTGDDFEHLGLPIWPDIDTLLYTLSGRANQVQGWGIEGETWNFMEALETLGGETWFRLGDRDLATHTWRSQALREGRHASDIVASLASTMGIEAAVYPMSDDPVRTQVHSDEGDLPFQHYFVRRQCEPEVTGFSFEGITSARPNQTVLRTLQQGGYRRVVICPSNPYVSIDPILQVPGVWTALRDAVAPVIVVSPIVAGLAIKGPAAKMMSELAVPVTALGVAEHYQRRYPGLVDYFVIDESDATLAPEIEALGIRVEIAPTIMKDLQHKMTLARHCLALEAM is encoded by the coding sequence ATGGCTGAGCCTGTTTCGAAAACCCTTGCCCTTTCCGGCGGTGTCGGTGGGGCCAAGCTCTGCCTGGGCCTGGCGAGCGAGCTTGCAGGGCCTGATCTCGATATCCTGGTGAATACCGGCGACGATTTCGAGCATCTGGGCCTGCCCATCTGGCCGGATATCGATACCCTTCTGTATACCCTCTCGGGGCGCGCCAACCAGGTGCAGGGCTGGGGTATTGAAGGCGAAACCTGGAATTTCATGGAAGCGCTGGAGACCCTCGGAGGTGAGACCTGGTTTCGCCTGGGCGACCGTGATCTGGCGACGCATACCTGGCGTTCCCAGGCGCTGCGCGAGGGCCGTCATGCCAGCGACATTGTTGCATCGCTGGCGAGCACCATGGGCATTGAGGCCGCGGTCTACCCCATGAGCGACGATCCAGTGCGCACTCAGGTGCACAGTGATGAAGGGGACTTGCCCTTTCAGCATTATTTTGTGCGTCGCCAGTGCGAGCCTGAGGTCACGGGCTTCAGTTTCGAGGGGATTACCTCCGCGCGGCCCAATCAAACCGTACTGCGGACACTGCAGCAGGGTGGCTACCGGCGCGTGGTCATCTGCCCCTCTAATCCCTATGTCAGTATCGATCCAATATTGCAGGTGCCCGGTGTCTGGACTGCACTGCGCGATGCGGTGGCGCCGGTGATCGTGGTCAGTCCGATCGTGGCGGGGCTGGCGATCAAGGGGCCTGCTGCCAAAATGATGAGTGAGCTCGCCGTCCCGGTCACCGCTCTGGGTGTGGCTGAGCATTATCAACGGCGATACCCGGGCCTGGTTGACTATTTCGTGATCGACGAAAGTGACGCTACACTGGCCCCAGAAATAGAAGCACTGGGCATCCGGGTGGAGATAGCACCAACCATTATGAAAGATCTGCAGCACAAAATGACGCTCGCACGTCACTGTCTGGCTTTGGAGGCGATGTGA